One Salvelinus fontinalis isolate EN_2023a unplaced genomic scaffold, ASM2944872v1 scaffold_0142, whole genome shotgun sequence DNA window includes the following coding sequences:
- the LOC129843473 gene encoding retinoschisin-like isoform X2: MDSVFFWPSCLSPTGEEVTETWTGRACKCDCEGSESPTQFTSLSPTPPRVMECMPECPYHKPLGLEAGSVRPDQISCSNEDQYTGWFSSWLPSNARLNNQGFGCAWLSKFQDNSQWLQIDLKEVMVVSGILTQGRCDADEWITKYSVQYRTDQNLNWIYYKDQTGNNRVFYGNSDRSSSVQNLLRPPMVTRYIRLLPLGWHTRIAIRMELLLCMSKCT, from the exons ATGGACAGTGTATTCTTTTGGCCCTCCTGCTTGTCTCCAACG GGGGAGGAAGTGACTGAGACATGGACAGGACGAGCCTGTAAGTGTGACTGTGAGGGGTCAGAATCCCCAACCCagttcacctccctctcccccaccccaccacGTGTCATGGAGTGTATGCCAG agtgtcCGTACCACAAGCCCCTGGGTTTGGAGGCTGGCTCAGTCAGACCAGACCAGATCAGCTGTTCCAACGAGGACCAGTACACTGGCTGGTTCTCCTCCTGGCTCCCCAGCAATGCCAGACTCAACAACCAGGGCTTTGG GTGTGCATGGCTGTCTAAGTTCCAGGACAACAGCCAGTGGTTGCAGATTGACCTGAAGGAGGTGATGGTGGTGTCTGGTATCCTGACCCAGGGGCGCTGTGACGCTGACGAATGGATCACCAAGTACAGCGTCCAGTACCGCACCGACCAGAATCTCAACTGGATCTACTACAAGGACCAGACGGGGAACAACAGG GTGTTCTACGGGAACTCGGACCGCTCCTCCTCGGTTCAGAACCTCCTGCGTCCTCCCATGGTAACTCGCTACATCCGTTTACTCCCTCTGGGCTGGCACACACGTATCGCCATCCGCATGGAGCTGCTGCTCTGCATGAGCAAGTGTACCtga
- the LOC129843474 gene encoding uncharacterized protein LOC129843474 encodes MKVFISRTTKKPFRAQKKRNKAYSTFIYKIRREGDGIPTMDCLLVNQSTCPRRVLVRLVGSEAARLSRLNRRKVITQLEVHTAMARLRQSRKHVRQPGA; translated from the exons ATGAAGGTCTTTATTAGCAGAACAACGAAGAAACCGTTCAGAGCGCAGAAGAAAAGAAACAAGGCCTACTCGACCTTCATCTACAAGATCCGGAGAGAG GGTGACGGCATCCCCACCATGGACTGTTTGTTGGTGAACCAGTCTACCTGCCCACGGAGGGTGCTGGTCCGTCTGGTCGGCTCCGAGGCCGCCCGCCTGTCACGGCTCAACAGGAGGAAAGTCATCACCCAACTAGAGGTCCACACTGCCATGGCGCGGCTGAGACAGAGCAGAAAACATGTCAGGCAACCGGGCGCCTGA
- the LOC129843473 gene encoding retinoschisin-like isoform X1: protein MESHGQCILLALLLVSNVLIRVHAQEGEEVTETWTGRACKCDCEGSESPTQFTSLSPTPPRVMECMPECPYHKPLGLEAGSVRPDQISCSNEDQYTGWFSSWLPSNARLNNQGFGCAWLSKFQDNSQWLQIDLKEVMVVSGILTQGRCDADEWITKYSVQYRTDQNLNWIYYKDQTGNNRVFYGNSDRSSSVQNLLRPPMVTRYIRLLPLGWHTRIAIRMELLLCMSKCT, encoded by the exons ATGGAATCCCATGGACAGTGTATTCTTTTGGCCCTCCTGCTTGTCTCCAACG TTCTAATCCGTGTACACGCTCAGGAG GGGGAGGAAGTGACTGAGACATGGACAGGACGAGCCTGTAAGTGTGACTGTGAGGGGTCAGAATCCCCAACCCagttcacctccctctcccccaccccaccacGTGTCATGGAGTGTATGCCAG agtgtcCGTACCACAAGCCCCTGGGTTTGGAGGCTGGCTCAGTCAGACCAGACCAGATCAGCTGTTCCAACGAGGACCAGTACACTGGCTGGTTCTCCTCCTGGCTCCCCAGCAATGCCAGACTCAACAACCAGGGCTTTGG GTGTGCATGGCTGTCTAAGTTCCAGGACAACAGCCAGTGGTTGCAGATTGACCTGAAGGAGGTGATGGTGGTGTCTGGTATCCTGACCCAGGGGCGCTGTGACGCTGACGAATGGATCACCAAGTACAGCGTCCAGTACCGCACCGACCAGAATCTCAACTGGATCTACTACAAGGACCAGACGGGGAACAACAGG GTGTTCTACGGGAACTCGGACCGCTCCTCCTCGGTTCAGAACCTCCTGCGTCCTCCCATGGTAACTCGCTACATCCGTTTACTCCCTCTGGGCTGGCACACACGTATCGCCATCCGCATGGAGCTGCTGCTCTGCATGAGCAAGTGTACCtga